Below is a window of Pseudodesulfovibrio sp. 5S69 DNA.
GGGGCAACGGGAACGGCTTCGGCCGCTTTGCCCTACAGACCATATCCCCCTCGGGGTTCAACCCGAAAAATCAAGATTCCCGTGACGATCTGAGGGCCTGCAGGGCGGCGTGGATCTTGTCCGCCCGCTTGGGGCCGATGCCGGACAGCGCGCCGATGGCCTGCGGCCCGGCCTCAAGCATGGCGTCCAGGGACTCGAAGCGGTCCCAGAGGATGCGGGCCGTCTTGGGGCCGATGCCGGGCAGGGAGGTCAGCTCGCTGCTCAGGACCGCCTTCTTGCGCGCCCGCCGCTGCCTGCCCAGGACAAAGCGGTGGGCCGCGTCGCGGATCTTCTGCAAAAAGAGCAGCTCCGGGCTGCCGGGCTTGAGCGGCATGGGGTTCTTGCGGCCGGGCCGGAAAATCACGTCGCCCAACTCGCCCGCGCGCCGGGATTCGCCCTTGGCGATGGAGGCCAACTCCCAGCCGCACTCCTCGGTGCATTCGGCCAGTCCCCGTTCCACGGCCGAGATCTGGCCCCGGCCGCCGTCGATGAGCACCAGGTCGGGCCATGGCGGACCGGACTCCATGCGCCGCCGCGCCCATCCGGCCAGGGCTGCGTAGTCGTCCCCGGCCCCTTCCAGGTCGGGGAAGGCGTAGACCCGCGAGGCCTCGGGGTTGCGCCGCCCGTCCTCGAAGACCACCTGGCCCACGCGCATGTCCCGGCCGCCCAGGTGCGAGGCGTCCACGCACTCGATGCGCACGGGCTCCTCGGGCAGGTGCAGGGCCTTTTGCAGCCGGGAGGTGATGGTCTCGCGGACCTCCATGGACCGCGCGGCCACATTGCGGGCGATGCCGAGCAACTGCTTCTCCTGGGTGTTGCGGGGCGCGACGATGTGCACGTTGCGGCCCCCGCGCTCGGCCAGGACTTCGGGAAGCGGGGACTCTTCCAGGTCCATGGGCACGACCAGGGTGGACGGAATGAACCGACCCGGCCCGTAGAACTGCCCGATGAAGCTCTCGACCACCTCCGGCCCCTCCTCCAGGGTCAGGCCGGGCCAGAAAAACTGCTTCTGGTCGAGCAGCCGCCCCTGGCGCACGAAGAGCAGACCGAGGCCGAGCCCCTGGCCGTTCTCGGCCAAGCCGACGATGTCGCGGTCGCGGTTGTCGTGGATCACGGCGGCCTGCCCTTCCACGGTCTTCTTCACGGCCCGGATCTGGTCGCGGTACTCGGCGGCCCGCTCGAACTCCATGTCGCGGGAAGCGGCCTTCATCTGGCGGGTCAGGTCGTCCACCAGCTCCAAGCTGCGGCCGGACAGGAGCATCTCCACCCGGTGGACCATCTCGGCGTAGGCCTCGCGGTCCACGTCCTTGACGCACGGGGCCCAGCACTGGCCGATGTCGTGGTACAGGCACGGGCGCACCCGGTTGCGGAAGGCGGTGTCCTTGCACTTGCGCAGGGGAAAGACCTTGCCGAGCAGCTTCCAGACCGTGCGCGCGGCCGAGGCAGAGGTGAACGGCCCGAAGTAGACCGACCCGTCGCGGACCACCTTGCGGGTCATGGACAGGCGCGGGAACTCGTTCTGGCGGTCCAGGCGGAAGAGGACGTACTGCTTGTCGTCCTTGAGGACCACGTTGTAGCGCGGCCGGTGCTTCTTGATCAGCCCGGACTCCAGGAGCAGAGCCTCCTTCTCCGTGGCCGTGAGCAGGGTGTCGATGTGCCGGATGCGGGTGACCAGGGCGCGGGTCTTGGGGGTCTGCCCGGCCGGCTTGCGAAAGTAGGAGGCCAGCCTGCGGCGCAGCTTCTTGGCCTTGCCCACATAGAGGATTCGGCCGCGCCCATCTTTCATTAAATAGACGCCCGGCGTGTCCGGAAAATGGTCGGCAAAAAATTTGTACTCGGTGTCCATGTCGGTGCGGTTTTTTTTCAACACAATTCGTACGAAGAAGGACTATACGGGAATTTCAGCCACAAATCATCTTTACATTTATCATGCATAACCATTTGAATTAAAATTATTTTATACTAAACCACCACTCCCTGAAGTTCAATTTTTTGGCCGGTAAAAAAATTTTTACTTCGATGCTTTTTTTGGCCCAAAATCCTTGCAAAAGCCCTTTACCTGGGATAAACGGGATGCAGTTTAGGCGTTAACTTGGTCTTTAACTGCAAAAAAAGGAAGATCACAAATGAAACGTTTGTCCCTTCTCGCCATCGCCCTGGTCATGGTCCTGGGTATGGCTGTGTCCGCTTCCGCGGCGCCCGAGGTTTCCATCTCCGGTAACCTCCTCGTGAACGCCGTCTGGATGGACAACTGGAACTTCGACAAAGACGCTGGTTCCAAGAACATGCGCATCCTCGAGCGCGCCGACCTGTACTTCACCGTCACCGCCAACGAGAACCTGAAAGGTGTCCTCGGCCTGCGTTCCGACAAGGGGAACTGGGGTCAGGGCGGTTTCGCCCTGGGTCAGTCCGGCGGCGGCAGCTCTATGGGCAACGCCGTGCTGAACATCCGTGACGCGTACATCGACTTCAACTGGCCCGGCACTGACGTCAACGTCAAGGGTGGTATCTTCACCGTCGCCCTGCCGCAGTCCGTTGGTTCCGCTTCCATGGTCCTGGCCGAGCGCGCCGGCGCCGTCATGGTTACCGCTCCGGTGACCGACAACGTCTCCGTCCTGGCCGGTTACACCCGCCTGTTCGACAACGACCCCAACGGTTCCGGTAACGACGATCCTACCAAGGGTACCGTCACCTCCGGTGGCGTCTATGACAACAACTACCTGGACGGCTACCTGGTCGCCCTGCCCCTGTCCTTCGAAGGCGTCTCCGCCACCCCGTTCTTCCTGTACGGCAACGGCGGCCTGAACTACGTCAGCCAGGACACTGTCACCTCCGGTCTTAAGGGCCAGGATGTGTCCGCTTACTGGGTTGGCTCCAACTTCACCATGTCCCTGTTCGATCCCTTCATCGTGAAGGCCGACGTGAACTATGGTAAGCTCGACGCCGAAACCGACACCAACGACGCTTCCGGTTGGTTGTTCGACCTGGGCCTGGACTACACCGGCTTTGACTTCATGACCGTGTCCGCTTTCTTCGTCTACACCACTGGTAGCGACGACGACAACAGCGACGGCGTGGAGACCATGCCCATCCTGGACGGCGACTGGGCCGTTGGCTCCTTCTGGTTCGGCGGTGGTTCCATCACCTCTGACGACATCAACGGTGGCGACACCCCGCTGGGCTTCTGGACCCTCGGCCTGTCCCTGACCGACATCCAGTCCTTCGCCGAAGGCCTGACCCACGACTTCCACGTCCTGTACGTCAAGGGTACCAACGACAAGCGTGCCACCCTCGGCACCTACGGCAAGTACCTGACCGAGAAGGACTCCCTGTGGGAAGTTGACTTCAACACCGCTTACGCCGTGTACGACGAGCTGACCCTGTACGGCCAGCTGGGCTACATCAATTCCGACTTCGACCAGGACGTCTGGACCGCTCAGAACGTCGAGGACGATGCCTGGAAGATCGCCACTGGTGTTGTCTACAAGTTCTAAGCTCGCTTAGAACCTTAAGCTGAAAAGCTTATTTGCCAAGTAACGCCCAGAGGGCCGGGGAGTGCAAACCCCGGCCCTCTTCCATTTCTTCAACAATGCCGGGGAGCAGGCGTATCGACGCCATCCGGCCCTGGCCCGACATCGAGGGGCGTCCCCCGCCCCGCATTCCAGGCCTGGCCGCCCTCGACTTTTGATCGGCGCTCGGCTATAAAATTTCCCCTTGGACGAACAACAGGACAACCGCCTTTTTTCGAGGTCGATATGAATTGCAGAGAATTGACATATGCGAACCGGGACGATTGGGATGCCATCGGCCGGTGGCTGGAACGGCGCAAAGACCCGGACACCAAGGTCGACGCCATCGTGCGCGATATTCTGGCCGACGTCCGCGGCCGCGGCGACCAGGCCCTGGCCGAGTACACCCGTAAATTCGATTGCCCGGACTTTGACGCGGCCGCCCTGCGCGTGCCCGGAGCGGCCATTGCCGCCGCCCTGACCGAGATCCCGGACGCGGACGTCGAGATACTGAAGGAAGCCATCCACCGGGTGCGCGCCTTCCACCTGAATCAGAAGGAAAAGTCCTGGTGGACCACCGCCGAAGACGGCACCATCCTCGGCCAGATGGTCCGGCCCGTGGACCGCGTGGGCCTGTACGTGCCCGGCGGCCAGGGCGGGGAGACCCCGCTCATCTCAAGCCTGATCATGAACGCCATCCCGGCCCAGGTGGCCGGGGTCGACTCCATCGCCGTGACCTCACCTCCGCGCAAGGACGGCACGCTCAACCCGTATATCCTGGCCACCGCCGCCCTGCTCGGGCTGGACGAAATCCACCTGGCCGGGTCCGCCTGGGCCATCGCGGCCCTGGCCTTCGGTACCGAAACCATCGCCCCGTGCGACGTGCTGGCCGGTCCGGGCAACATCTTCGTGGCCACGGCCAAATCCCAGCTCATCGGACAGGTGGGCATCGACATGGTCGCCGGTCCGTCCGAGATCGTCATCCTGGCCGACGCCACGGCCACCCCGGCCTGGCTGGCCGCGGATATGCTCTCCCAGGCCGAGCACGACCCCCTGGCCGCGTCCATCCTGGTCACCCCGGACAAGGGCCTGGCCGACCAGGTCCGCAAGGAGCTGGACACCCAGTGCGCCGCCCTGCCGCGCTGCGACATCGCCGCGAAATCCCTTGAGGACTGGGGCGCGATCGTCACCGTGCCCGGCATCGAGGCCGGGACGGAGCTGGTCAACCTGCTGGCGCCCGAGCACCTGGAACTGGCCGTCGGCGACCCGTGGTCCCTGCTCGGCTCCATCCGCCACGCCGGAGCCATCTTCATGGGCCACAACTCGCCCGAACCCGTGGGCGACTACTTTGCCGGGCCCAACCACGTGCTGCCCACCCTGCGCACGGTCCGTTTTTCCTCCGCCCTGTCGGTGCAGAACTTCTGCAAGAGATCCAGCGTGATCGCCGCCAGCCCGGGCTACGTGGCCGAGCACGGCGCCAAGATCGCCCGGCTGGCCCGGCTGGAAGGGCTCGAAGCCCACGCCCGCAGCGTGGAACAACGCAACAAGTAACAGTACATTCAAGCAATAGAGGAAATATCATGGCTGCCGTTCTTGAAACCAACATCACCGAATATCCGCTCATCTCGCGGGGCAAGGTCCGCGACATCTACGAGATCGACGCGGACACCCTGCTCCTGGTGACCACCGACCGCATCTCCGCCTTCGACGTGGTCATGCCCGATCCCATCGAGGACAAGGGCAAGGTGCTCAACCAGATCACCCTGTTCTGGATGAAGATGATGGAGGACCTGGTCCCCAACCACATCCTCGCCACCAACGTGGACGACTACCCCGAACCGTTGCGCAAGTACCGCGACCAGTTGCAGGACCGCTCGGTGCTGGCCAAAAAGGCCAAGCCCCTGCCCATCGAATGCATCGTGCGCGGCTTCATCACCGGCTCGGGCTGGTCCGACTACCAGAAGACCGGCGAGGTCTGCGGCCACAAGCTGCCGGAGGGGCTGAAGGAATCCGAGATGCTCGAAAAGGCCCTGTTCACCCCGTCCACCAAGGCGGACCTGGGCGAGCACGACGAGAACATCACCCTCGACAAGGCCGCCGACCTGCTCGGCGAAGAGATGATGCGCAAGGTCGAGAAGCTGGCGCTTTCCATCTACACCCGCGCCCGGGACTACGCCAAGCAGCGCGGCATCCTCATAGCGGACACCAAGTTCGAGTTCGGCATCCTGGACGGGGAACTGCTCTTCATCGACGAAGCCCTGACCCCGGACTCGTCGCGCTTCTGGCCCGAAGAGGGATACGCGCCCGGCAAGTCCCAGCCGAGTTTCGACAAGCAGTACTTCCGCGACTGGCTCGTGGAGATCGGCTTCAACAAGCAGCCGCCCGCGCCCCACGTGCCCGAAGACATCGCCGCGCGGACCCGCGAGAAATACCTCGAAGCATACAAGCTCCTGACCGGAGAGGACCTGAAGGTCTAAGGAGGGCCCCATGCCCGAATGGTTGCAACTCATCGCCCTGGTCGTCGTGGGCCTGGCCATCGGCCGGTTCCTGCGCGGAAAATTCGGCGGCGGATGAGGACCGTCGAACCAATGCGGCTGGACGCCGCCCGACGACAAGGATAAGAAATAGAGAGCCCGGAGCCGGGACCGCCTCTTGACAGGCGGACCGATTCCCCATATGTAACGCCTCTTGCCTTGCTCTCCTCCAGGTGGAGGAGGGCCAATGACCAAAAGGAGAATGAAATGGCAAACAATTACGAGACGCTCGTCCTGCTCTCCCCGGAGCTGGCGGCAGAGGACAGGACCACCCTCCTGGACACTCTGACCGGCATCGTGGACCGCGAGGGCGGCAAAATGGTTGAGACCGACGACTGGGGCATGCGCCAACTGGCCTACCCCGTCCAGAAGCAGACCCGTGGATACTACGTTCGCCTGGTGTACGAAGCCCCCGGCGCGCTGGTTGCCGAACTCGAGCGCAACATCCGCATCGCTGACGGCATCTTCAAATTCATGACCGTCAAACTGGCTGCCTAGGAGGTTTCACCATGGCTTTCCGCAAGAAATTCACCCCGAGGAAGAAGTTCTGCCGCTTCTGCGCGGACGCAGAGCTGCCCCTGGACTACAAGCGCCCGGATATCCTCCGCGACTTCGTCACCGAACGCGGCAAGATCATCGCCCGTCGGATCACCGGCACCTGCGCCAAGCACCAGCGCCGCCTGACCAACGAGATCAAGCGCGCCCGGCAGATGGCCCTGCTTTTCTACACCACCGTTCACAGCACCGATGTGAAGAAACGGAGCTCCATGTAGGAGGGAGGACCCATGAAACTTATCTTACGCGCTGACGTCGACGCTCTGGGTCGACTCGGAGACATCGTTACCGTCAAGCCCGGTTACGGCCGCAACTACCTGATTCCCCAGGGACTGGCCAAGCCGGCTACCACCGCCAACCTGAAGGCGTTCGAACTGGAGCGCCGCAAGCTGCAGGAGCAGGCCGATTCCCTGCGCGCCCAGGCCGAGGGCCTGGCCGACCGCATCGCCGCCGCCCCCATCGAGATCGAAGTGCGGGTCGGTGACGGCGACAAGCTGTACGGCTCCGTGACCACCTCCAACATAGGTGACGCCATGGAAGCCGCCGGCATTGAGATCGATCGCCGCAAGATCATCCTGGCCGAACCCATTCGCTCTCTGGGTGAGTACGAGATCGAGATCCGCCTGCACCCGGACGTGCACGGCGTGCTGAAGCTCTCCGTCATCCGCCACGGCGGCCCCGTCGTCGAGGAGATCGAAGAAGTCGAAGAAACCGCAGAAGTGGCCGAGGCCGTCGAGGAATCCGTAGAGAATGTCGACGCCGAAACCACAGAGGCCTAAATCAGGCCAATACGCAGATAATCCGGAAGAGGCCCTGGACAGGGCCTCTTCCGATATCCTACGCAAAGTCCCCCCACACTCTTTCGAGGCCGAGCAGTCCGTGCTCGGCGGCGTGTTCCAGTCCGAGTCCATGTTCCACCAACTGGTGGACATCATCGGCCCGGATGATTTCTATTCCCCCGTCCACCGGGACATCTTCAAGGCCTTCACCCAGCTCTACGACGACCACCAGCCCATCGACGTGGTCACCGTCGCCAACCAACTGGCCATGAACGGCACCCTGGACACCGTGGGCGGCCCGGTCTACCTGGCCGAACTGTCCGACTCCGTGGTCAGCGCGTCCAACGCCCTGCACCACGCCCAGATCGTCCGCGACAAGTGCATCCTGCGCGAACTCATCGACATCTCCAGCGGGATCATCTCCAACTGCTTCTCCTCCGCCGACGTGGGCGAGGTCCTGGACGAGTCCGAAAAGGAAATTTTCCGCATCGCGCAATCTAAGGAAATGCGCGGCATGCAGTCCAGCGGTCAGTTGATGTCCAAGGTCTTCGACGAGCTGACCGCGCGGTTCAACAACAAGTCCGTGGTCACGGGCATCCAGACGCACTACCACGAATTCGACAGCATGACCGCGGGGTTGCAGAACTCTGACCTGATCATCATCGCGGGCCGCCCGTCCATGGGCAAGACCGCCTTCGCCCTGAACGTGGCCTTGCGCGCCGCAGCCCGGTCCGAATGCCCCACGGCCATCTTCTCGCTGGAGATGTCCATGGAACAGCTCATGACCCGCCTGCTGGCCGTGCAGAGCAAGGTGGAGCTGTCCAACCTGCGCACCGGCTACCTCGACGACTCCGACTGGAACAAGCTGTACGAAGGCGCGGACGTGCTCAGCAAGGCCCCGATCTTCATCGACGATACCCCGGCCCTCTCCACCCTGGAGCTCCAGGCCCGCTGCCGCCGTCTCAAGGCCGAGCACAACCTCGGGCTGGTGGTCGTGGACTACCTCCAGTTGATGCGCTCCAGCGCCCGCCCGGACTCCCGCGAGCAGGAAATTTCGGACATCTCCCGCCACCTCAAGGCCCTGGCCAAGGAGCTGAACGTGCCGGTCATTGCCCTGTCCCAGCTCAACCGCAAAGTCGAAGAGCGCACGGACAAGCGGCCCATGATGTCGGACCTGCGCGAGTCCGGCGCCATCGAGCAGGACGCGGACATCATCATCTTTCTCTACCGCGACGCCGCGTACAACAAGAGCGAGGACAACCCGCTCAAGAACCACGCGGAAGTCATCATCGGCAAGCAGCGCAACGGCCCCACCGGCAGGTGCGAGCTCTTCTTCAAGAAGGAATACACCCTGTTCGAGAACATGGACGCCACGGCCTATCCCTCCGAGCTGCCCGAGGGATTCCACCAGGACTCCGACTAACTTCAAGCCTGCGGAACAGCTATGTACTACGATCCGGTTGAAGCCATGGACCGCGCCGCCCTGGAACAACTCCAGGCCGAACGCCTCAGAGAGACCATCGAAATCGCCAAGCGGTCGCCCTTCTACTCCGAGCGCCTCAAGGGCGTGGAGCCCGGCGACATCAAGAGCCCTGCGGATATCACCTCCCTTCCCTTCACCACCAAGGACGACCTGCGCAACCAGTATCCCCACGGGCTGCTGACCCGGCCCCTGGACGACTTCGTGCGCCTGCACGCGTCGAGCGGCACCACCGGTACGCCCGTGGCCGTGTTCTACACCCAGAAGGACCTGGACACCTGGGCCGACCTCATGGCCCGGTCCATGTACTGCTGCGGCTGCCGCCGGTCCGACGTCCTGCAGAACACCTCGGGCTACGGCCTGTTCACCGGGGGCTTGGGCATCCACTACGGTTCCGAACGGCTGGGCATGCTGACCATCCCGGCGGGCGCGGGCAACACCAGGCGCCAGATCAAGATGATCCTGGACCACCAGGTCACGGTCCTGCACATCATCCCGTCCTTCGCCTTGTATTTCGCCCAAAAGGTCCGTGAAGCGGGCTACAAGCCCGAGGAGATGCCGTGGCGCATCGCGCTCATCGGGGCCGAGCCCCACACCGAGGAGGCCCGGGCCAAAATCGAGGAACTCATGCACATCAAGGCGTACAATTCCTACGGACTTTCAGAGATGAACGGTCCGGGCGTGGCCTTTGAATGCGTGCACCAGCAGGGCATGCACCTGTGGGAGGACGCCTACATCGCCGAGATCATCAACCCCGAGACCGGGGAGCACGTGGCCGAGGGCGAGATCGGCGAGCTGGTCATGACCACGCTCCGGCGCGAGGGCATGCCGATCATCCGCTACCGCACCCGCGACCTGACCCGGTTCATTCCGGGCCAATGCGAGTGCGGCCGCACCCACCGGCGCATCGACCGCATCACCGGCCGGGCCGACGACATGATGATCCTCAAGGGCGTGAACATCTACCCCATGCAGATCGAGCAGTGCCTCATGGCCATGCCCGAGGTGGGCCAGAACTACCTCATCGAACTGATCCGCGAGGGCGTGTCCGACCAGATGCGCGTCAAGGTGGAGATCAAGGACGAATACTTCGTCGAAGACATGCGCGCCCTGCAAGGATTGCAGAAGCGCATCGCCAAGAATTTGTGCTCGGAAATCCTGGTCACCCCGCGCGTGGAGTTGTGCCAGTCGGAATCCATCCCCAAGGCCGAAGGCAAGGCCGTGCGCGTGGTCGACCTGCGCGACAAGGAGTAGGGCCGGAGCATGGAATACGTCTGGGCCGTCCTGCTCATCCTGGGGCTGATGCTCTCCCAGGTCCTTCAGATCTTCAGCATGCCCGCCAACTGGGTGGCGCTGGCCCTGGTGGCCCTGTGGAAGTACATCTACCCCGAGTCCATGACCTGGAACTTCGTCTTCGTCTTCGGCGTGGCCGCAGCCGCGGGAGAGGCCTTGGAATTCGGGTTGCAGGCTTGGGGCGCGGGGCGCTACGGCGCGTCCGTGCGCGGCAACGTGGGCGGCATCGTCGGGGCCATCGCGGGCGCCATCTTCGGCGCGCCCTTCTTCCTCGGCCTGGGCGCGCTCGTCGGGGCCCTGGGCGGAGCCTGGCTCGGCTGCTTCATCGCCGAGACGCCCGGCCGCACCCGGCCCGAGGCCATGCGCGCGGCCAAAGGAGCGTTCGTGGGCAAGGCGCTGGGCTTCACGGTCAAGACGGCCATCGGCGCGACCATGGTCATTCTGTCCATCCCGCGCGTCTGGCCTTGATCCCATGAAAAAAGGCCGGAGCCGGGCACATGCCCGCCCCCGGCCCGACTCCGTTCTATTCGGGCAAAAGCCCCCGCTCCCGCAGATAGGCCATGACCCGCGTGGTTTCGCCCATGCCCGTGGTCCCGCGCAGGGCCAAGGTCACGGAGCAGGTCTCCAGAATTTCATCCACAGTGGCCCCCAACTCCAGGGCCTGTTCGGTCTGGAACAGAATGCAGGCCCGGCAACCGATGCACAGGGACGCGGCCAGGGCCATGAGCCGCTTGTGCTTGCCGCTGAGCACCCCGTCCTTGTATACTTCCTGGTTCAACTCGTCGTAGTGCCCGGCCACCTCGGGCATGAGCCGCTTGTACGCCGCCGCATTGGTCTCGTTGGCGTCCATCACTTCCATCTGTGTTTCAATCATGACTCTCTCCTGTTTGTTGGAGAACATACCATGCCGCGGCAAGGACGGACGGACAATCCGGAATTCCCGATACCGGCCATCATCGCGCCTGATCCCCGACTAGCGCGAGGCGAACACCTTGGGCAACTGTGCCTCGGCCAGATCGTAGCCGTGCTTTATGAGCGGGGCGGCCTTGTCGAAGTCCATCAGGCTGGACAGGTTGATGGGAATTTCCAGGACGGCGTCGGGCGGGTAGGCCGCGATCTTCTGCCGGGCGATGGAGCCCTGCATGGCGTCGAAGGATTTGTAGAGGATGTCGTAGGCGCGGATATCCTTGCGCTTCTGGGCGATCTTGTCGGTCACGGAACCGATGAACTCGCTCACGGCGTGGGACACCCCGGAGCCGTTCTCATCCCCGTTGTGCTTTCCAGCGGAGATCTCGGCCCCCTTGACCGGGGGCGCGCACAGGTTCACGGCGATGGTGAAGTCGGTCAGGTCGCCGAAGGTCGGGGCGATGGGCACGGGATTGAGGATGCCGCCGTCAATGATATCCTCGCCGTCCACGACCACGGGTTTGAAGACGAGCGGCAGGGCGATGGACGCCTTGATGGCGTCGAAAAGCGGCCCCTTGCGGATCCAGACCTCCTTGCGCCGGGAGATGTTCGCGGCCACGGCCGTGAAGCTGATGGGCAGGTTTTCTATGCGCTCCTCGCCGACCACGTCGCGCAGGGTGTCGATGAGCCGGTCGCCCTTGATCAGCCCGTCCATGCCGAATGACAGGTCCATCAGGGCGAGCATGTCCCGCTTGGTGATGCGCCGCGCCCACTGCTCGTACTCGTCGAGCTTGCCGATGGCGTGGATGCCGCCCACCAGCGCGCCCATGGAGCAGCCCGCGATGGACTTGATCACGCAGTTGTGTTCCTCAAGCCAGCGGATGACGCCGATGTGCGCAAGCCCGCGCGCCCCGCCGCTGCCCAGAACCAGGGATATGGTTTTCTTTTTCATGCGATGAGTCTCCGATGCGGGCCGGACCGGGAAAGGCCCGCCGTCCCGCTGTTTGCAAGGCCAGCCTACACAATTTTGACTTGCCATACACTACCTTTTAAGCGAACCTTTGGTCCCTTTCGAGGCGAGTGTGACGAGAGAACCTTATTCCCATCGGGTGAGACAATGACTGCCGATCTTTTTCCCTCCTACCGCGGCCACATGGAATACTTCTGCCTGGGCTGCGGCAAACGATTCCCCACGGACGAGCTGTACTACACCTGCCCCGACTGCGGCGGCGTGTTCCTGCTCGACAATCTGAATTTCGACGAGTTGAAAAAGACCTCCGGCGAGGAGTGGCGCGCCATCTTCGACCAGCGCGCGGCCTCCAAGAAGACCGCCCTGCGCGGCATTTTCCGCTTCTACGAGCTCATGGCCCCGGTGCTTGAGGAAGACGACATCGTCTATCTCGGCGAGGGCAACACCCCGCTGGTGGCCTCCAGTCCCACGCTGAACGCGGCCACGGGCCTGACCACGGCCTACAAGAACGACGGCCAGAACCCGTCGGCCTCGTTCAAGGACCGCGGCATGGCCTGCGGCTTCTCCTATCTCCGTTCGCTCATCCGCCGCCACGGCTGGGACCAGATCCTGACGGTCTGCGCCTCCACGGGCGACACCTCGGCCGCGGCCGCGCTCTACGCCTCCTACGCGGGCGGGGCCATCAAGTCCGTGGTCATCCTGCCCCACGGCAAGGTCACCCCGGCCCAACTGGCCCAGCCGCTCGGCTCCGGGGCCGTGGTCCTGGAAGTGCCCGGCGTGTTCGACGACTGCATGAAGGTGGTCGAGCACCTGGCCGACAACTACCGCGTGGCCCTGCTCAACTCCAAAAACGCCTGGCGCATCCTGGGCCAGGAGTCCTACGCCTTCGAGTGCGCCCAGTGGTACGACTGGGACATGGCCGGCAAGTGCATCTTCGTGCCCATCGGCAACGCGGGCAACATCACGGCCATCATGGCCGGTTTCCTCAAGCTCTATGACCTGGGCGTCATCACCGAGCTGCCGCGCATCTTTGGTGTGCAGTCCCACCACGCGGACCCGGTCTACCGCTACTACGCGGTGGACGACCCGACCGAGCGGGAATACCATCCCATGAAGGTCAGCGCGTCCGTGGCCCAGGCGGCCATGATCGGCAACCCGGTCTCCTTCCCGCGGGT
It encodes the following:
- the uvrC gene encoding excinuclease ABC subunit UvrC encodes the protein MDTEYKFFADHFPDTPGVYLMKDGRGRILYVGKAKKLRRRLASYFRKPAGQTPKTRALVTRIRHIDTLLTATEKEALLLESGLIKKHRPRYNVVLKDDKQYVLFRLDRQNEFPRLSMTRKVVRDGSVYFGPFTSASAARTVWKLLGKVFPLRKCKDTAFRNRVRPCLYHDIGQCWAPCVKDVDREAYAEMVHRVEMLLSGRSLELVDDLTRQMKAASRDMEFERAAEYRDQIRAVKKTVEGQAAVIHDNRDRDIVGLAENGQGLGLGLLFVRQGRLLDQKQFFWPGLTLEEGPEVVESFIGQFYGPGRFIPSTLVVPMDLEESPLPEVLAERGGRNVHIVAPRNTQEKQLLGIARNVAARSMEVRETITSRLQKALHLPEEPVRIECVDASHLGGRDMRVGQVVFEDGRRNPEASRVYAFPDLEGAGDDYAALAGWARRRMESGPPWPDLVLIDGGRGQISAVERGLAECTEECGWELASIAKGESRRAGELGDVIFRPGRKNPMPLKPGSPELLFLQKIRDAAHRFVLGRQRRARKKAVLSSELTSLPGIGPKTARILWDRFESLDAMLEAGPQAIGALSGIGPKRADKIHAALQALRSSRES
- a CDS encoding phosphoribosylaminoimidazolesuccinocarboxamide synthase, with product MAAVLETNITEYPLISRGKVRDIYEIDADTLLLVTTDRISAFDVVMPDPIEDKGKVLNQITLFWMKMMEDLVPNHILATNVDDYPEPLRKYRDQLQDRSVLAKKAKPLPIECIVRGFITGSGWSDYQKTGEVCGHKLPEGLKESEMLEKALFTPSTKADLGEHDENITLDKAADLLGEEMMRKVEKLALSIYTRARDYAKQRGILIADTKFEFGILDGELLFIDEALTPDSSRFWPEEGYAPGKSQPSFDKQYFRDWLVEIGFNKQPPAPHVPEDIAARTREKYLEAYKLLTGEDLKV
- the rplI gene encoding 50S ribosomal protein L9; translated protein: MKLILRADVDALGRLGDIVTVKPGYGRNYLIPQGLAKPATTANLKAFELERRKLQEQADSLRAQAEGLADRIAAAPIEIEVRVGDGDKLYGSVTTSNIGDAMEAAGIEIDRRKIILAEPIRSLGEYEIEIRLHPDVHGVLKLSVIRHGGPVVEEIEEVEETAEVAEAVEESVENVDAETTEA
- a CDS encoding outer membrane homotrimeric porin; the encoded protein is MKRLSLLAIALVMVLGMAVSASAAPEVSISGNLLVNAVWMDNWNFDKDAGSKNMRILERADLYFTVTANENLKGVLGLRSDKGNWGQGGFALGQSGGGSSMGNAVLNIRDAYIDFNWPGTDVNVKGGIFTVALPQSVGSASMVLAERAGAVMVTAPVTDNVSVLAGYTRLFDNDPNGSGNDDPTKGTVTSGGVYDNNYLDGYLVALPLSFEGVSATPFFLYGNGGLNYVSQDTVTSGLKGQDVSAYWVGSNFTMSLFDPFIVKADVNYGKLDAETDTNDASGWLFDLGLDYTGFDFMTVSAFFVYTTGSDDDNSDGVETMPILDGDWAVGSFWFGGGSITSDDINGGDTPLGFWTLGLSLTDIQSFAEGLTHDFHVLYVKGTNDKRATLGTYGKYLTEKDSLWEVDFNTAYAVYDELTLYGQLGYINSDFDQDVWTAQNVEDDAWKIATGVVYKF
- the rpsR gene encoding 30S ribosomal protein S18; amino-acid sequence: MAFRKKFTPRKKFCRFCADAELPLDYKRPDILRDFVTERGKIIARRITGTCAKHQRRLTNEIKRARQMALLFYTTVHSTDVKKRSSM
- the hisD gene encoding histidinol dehydrogenase, producing MNCRELTYANRDDWDAIGRWLERRKDPDTKVDAIVRDILADVRGRGDQALAEYTRKFDCPDFDAAALRVPGAAIAAALTEIPDADVEILKEAIHRVRAFHLNQKEKSWWTTAEDGTILGQMVRPVDRVGLYVPGGQGGETPLISSLIMNAIPAQVAGVDSIAVTSPPRKDGTLNPYILATAALLGLDEIHLAGSAWAIAALAFGTETIAPCDVLAGPGNIFVATAKSQLIGQVGIDMVAGPSEIVILADATATPAWLAADMLSQAEHDPLAASILVTPDKGLADQVRKELDTQCAALPRCDIAAKSLEDWGAIVTVPGIEAGTELVNLLAPEHLELAVGDPWSLLGSIRHAGAIFMGHNSPEPVGDYFAGPNHVLPTLRTVRFSSALSVQNFCKRSSVIAASPGYVAEHGAKIARLARLEGLEAHARSVEQRNK
- the rpsF gene encoding 30S ribosomal protein S6: MANNYETLVLLSPELAAEDRTTLLDTLTGIVDREGGKMVETDDWGMRQLAYPVQKQTRGYYVRLVYEAPGALVAELERNIRIADGIFKFMTVKLAA